Proteins found in one Sardina pilchardus chromosome 3, fSarPil1.1, whole genome shotgun sequence genomic segment:
- the LOC134076483 gene encoding thyroid hormone receptor alpha-like — translation MEHMPKEQDSNLSEGDEKGRSNGVKRKRKNSQCSVKSMSALSVSIPGYIPSYLEKDEPCVVCGDKATGYHYRCITCEGCKGFFRRTIQKNLHPAYSCKYDSCCIIDKITRNQCQLCRFKKCISEGMAMDLVLDDSKRVAKRRLIEENREKRKKEELVRTLQNRPEPTDSEWELIRLVTEAHRHTNAQGSHWKQKRKFLPDDIGQSPMTTTSEGDKVDLEAFSEFTKIITPAITRVVDFAKKLPMFTELSCEDQIILLKGCCMEIMSLRAAVRYDPESETLTLSGEMAVKREQLKNGGLGVVSDAIFDLGKSLAQFNLDDSEVALLQAVLLLSSDRTGLTNLEKIEACQEKYLLAFEHYINHRKHHMAHFWPKLLMKVTDLRMIGACHASRFLHMKVECPNELFPPLFLEVFEDQEV, via the exons CGCTGAGCGTCTCTATTCCAGGGTATATTCCCAGCTACCTGGAGAAGGATGAGCCGTGCGTGGTGTGTGGCGATAAAGCCACCGGCTACCATTACCGCTGCATCACCTGCGAAGGCTGCAag GGTTTTTTCCGGCGGACCATCCAGAAGAACCTGCACCCGGCGTACTCCTGCAAGTATGACAGCTGCTGCATCATCGACAAGATCACCCGCAACCAGTGCCAGCTGTGCCGCTTCAAGAAGTGCATCTCGGAGGGCATGGCTATGGACT TGGTGCTGGACGACAGCAAGCGGGTGGCCAAGCGGCGGCTGATCGAGGAGAACCGCGAGAAGCGCAAGAAGGAGGAGCTGGTGCGGACGCTGCAGAACCGGCCGGAGCCCACGGACTCGGAGTGGGAGCTCATCCGCCTGGTGACCGAGGCCCACCGGCACACCAACGCCCAGGGCTCCCACTGGAAGCAGAAGAGGAAATTCCTG CCTGATGACATTGGCCAGTCTCCGATGACCACCACATCAGAAGGGGATAAAGTGGACCTGGAAGCCTTCAGCGAGTTCACAAAGATCATCACCCCCGCAATCACCCGAGTCGTCGACTTTGCCAAAAAGCTGCCCATGTTCACAGAG CTGTCATGCGAGGACCAAATCATCCTGCTGAAAGGCTGCTGCATGGAGATCATGTCGTTACGGGCGGCCGTGCGCTACGACCCCGAGAGCGAGACGCTGACGCTGAGCGGCGAGATGGCCGTCAAGCGCGAGCAGCTCAAGAACGGCGGCCTGGGCGTGGTGTCGGACGCCATCTTCGACCTGGGCAAGAGCCTGGCGCAGTTCAACCTGGACGACTCGGAAGTGGCGCTGCTGCAGGCCGTCCTGCTCCTGAGCTCAG aCCGCACGGGCCTGACGAACTTGGAGAAGATCGAGGCGTGTCAGGAGAAGTACCTGCTGGCGTTCGAGCACTACATCAACCACCGCAAGCACCACATGGCCCACTTCTGGCCCAAGCTGCTGATGAAGGTGACGGACCTGCGCATGATCGGGGCCTGCCACGCCAGCCGCTTCCTCCACATGAAGGTGGAGTGCCCCAACGAACTCTTCCCCCCGCTCTTCCTCGAGGTCTTCGAGGACCAGGAGGTGTga
- the LOC134076484 gene encoding modulator of macroautophagy TMEM150B-like has translation MVNQGQEQERRMWTWALLPVFLAVGGIVGTWAVFAVSVSNNTVNVTAKFPFISECATNQPESALFCLFCIVWTVLIIWVVVIRYRQVRELGNLCRRANLAALVLGFTAASGVSILGSFPLTVSLGVHLFGAYLAFFVGLAYFWVQLWLTYKAEPSQDRRCVGPWRASLCSLCTLFLIGMFVLKPAGFRSLSAISEWAMVMVFFILFGSFAVEFRHVDHFQVTVQKQNVTKENSDDTLNRNLMI, from the exons ATGGTTAACCAAGGGCAAGAACAAGAACGAAG AATGTGGACATGGGCACTGCTTCCTGTTTTCTTGGCAGTAGGAGGCATCGTGGGAACATGGGCAGT ATTTGCCGTTTCAGTGTCAAATAACACTGTAAATGTGACTGCCAAATTCCCTTTCATCAG TGAGTGTGCCACCAATCAGCCTGAGAGTGCTTTGTTCTGTCTCTTCTGCATTGTGTGGACTGTACTTA TAATCTGGGTGGTGGTGATCCGGTATCGGCAGGTGCGTGAGCTGGGTAACCTGTGTCGCCGTGCCAACCTGGCGGCCTTAGTGCTCGGCTTCACTGCTGCTTCCGGGGTCTCAATCCTTGGCAGCTTCCCg TTGACGGTATCTCTGGGGGTGCATCTCTTCGGGGCATACCTGGCCTTCTTCGTGGGTCTGGCCTACTTCTGGGTGCAGCTGTGGCTCACCTATAAGGCCGAGCCGTCTCAGGACCGCCGCTGCGTAGGCCCGTGGCGTGCCAGTCTCTGCAGCCTGTGCACCCTGTTTCTCATCGGTA TGTTCGTCCTGAAACCTGCCGGCTTTAGGTCTTTGTCCGCCATCAGTGAGTGGGCCATGGTCATGGTCTTCTTCATTCTCTTCGGCTCCTTCGCTGTCGAGTTCCGTCACGTTGACCATTTCCAGGTAACCGTGCAGAAGCAGAATGTGACTAAGGAAAACAGTGATGACACCCTGAACAGAAATCTGATGATTTAG
- the LOC134076486 gene encoding modulator of macroautophagy TMEM150B-like isoform X2, with amino-acid sequence MWALALLPVLLAVGGTAGIWAVYGVAVSNKSINLTAGFPYISTYGSYYPQSCWFSQICNVSSFLIIWIVVIRYQQVRDLCYRCRRTNLLALVLGFISSIGVSILGNFQSVYLGIHLFGAFLAFNVGLVYFWVQLWLTYKAEPSQDRRWLGPLRAVLCSLSTVCLIAMVVLHKMGSKSPAARCEWALIMTFFLLFSSFAAEFRLIECHQLTVHKHMREEIFRSRLMDMYPEG; translated from the exons ATGTGGGCATTGGCATTACTTCCTGTTCTCCTGGCAGTAGGAGGCACAGCTGGTATCTGGGCAGT GTACGGAGTTGCAGTTTCCAATAAATCGATTAATCTGACGGCAGGATTCCCATACATCAG caCATATGGTTCCTACTACCCCCAGAGCTGCTGGTTCTCACAGATCTGCAATGTGAGCAGttttctga TCATATGGATTGTGGTGATCCGCTATCAGCAGGTGCGTGACCTGTGTTACCGGTGTCGCCGTACCAACCTGCTGGCCCTGGTTCTCGGCTTCATATCCTCTATAGGGGTATCTATCCTTGGCAACTTCCAG TCTGTGTATTTGGGGATACACCTGTTTGGTGCTTTCCTGGCCTTTAATGTGGGTCTGGTGTACTTCTGGGTGCAGCTCTGGCTCACCTATAAGGCCGAGCCGTCTCAGGACCGCCGCTGGCTGGGACCACTACGCGCCGTCCTCTGCAGCCTCAGCACTGTGTGCCTTATTGCCA TGGTTGTGCTGCACAAGATGGGCTCCAAGTCTCCTGCAGCCAGGTGCGAGTGGGCTCTGATCATGAcgtttttcctcctcttttcatCCTTTGCCGCCGAGTTCCGGCTCATCGAATGCCACCAGCTCACTGTGCACAAGCACATGCGGGAAGAGATCTTCAGAAGCCGCCTGATGGACATGTACCCTGAGGGATAG
- the LOC134076486 gene encoding modulator of macroautophagy TMEM150B-like isoform X1 codes for MWALALLPVLLAVGGTAGIWAVYGVAVSNKSINLTAGFPYISTYGSYYPQSCWFSQICNVSSFLIIWIVVIRYQQVRDLCYRCRRTNLLALVLGFISSIGVSILGNFQQSVYLGIHLFGAFLAFNVGLVYFWVQLWLTYKAEPSQDRRWLGPLRAVLCSLSTVCLIAMVVLHKMGSKSPAARCEWALIMTFFLLFSSFAAEFRLIECHQLTVHKHMREEIFRSRLMDMYPEG; via the exons ATGTGGGCATTGGCATTACTTCCTGTTCTCCTGGCAGTAGGAGGCACAGCTGGTATCTGGGCAGT GTACGGAGTTGCAGTTTCCAATAAATCGATTAATCTGACGGCAGGATTCCCATACATCAG caCATATGGTTCCTACTACCCCCAGAGCTGCTGGTTCTCACAGATCTGCAATGTGAGCAGttttctga TCATATGGATTGTGGTGATCCGCTATCAGCAGGTGCGTGACCTGTGTTACCGGTGTCGCCGTACCAACCTGCTGGCCCTGGTTCTCGGCTTCATATCCTCTATAGGGGTATCTATCCTTGGCAACTTCCAG cAGTCTGTGTATTTGGGGATACACCTGTTTGGTGCTTTCCTGGCCTTTAATGTGGGTCTGGTGTACTTCTGGGTGCAGCTCTGGCTCACCTATAAGGCCGAGCCGTCTCAGGACCGCCGCTGGCTGGGACCACTACGCGCCGTCCTCTGCAGCCTCAGCACTGTGTGCCTTATTGCCA TGGTTGTGCTGCACAAGATGGGCTCCAAGTCTCCTGCAGCCAGGTGCGAGTGGGCTCTGATCATGAcgtttttcctcctcttttcatCCTTTGCCGCCGAGTTCCGGCTCATCGAATGCCACCAGCTCACTGTGCACAAGCACATGCGGGAAGAGATCTTCAGAAGCCGCCTGATGGACATGTACCCTGAGGGATAG